Proteins encoded within one genomic window of Streptomyces sp. NBC_01314:
- a CDS encoding nitroreductase family protein, translated as MALVHDASAAPSMHNAQPWHFDYFQGSRTFHVRADFGRGLPHADPDTRGLHLGCAAALMNLRVAAVQGGWYPATRLLPDPADRALLAAVRLADTGSGEKDLATLYPAIHERHTSRFPFEETEISQAVRAALAVAAHREGAVLTFPTSWHLQQVLELIEEAEARNRTDEESDADLAAWTSIDGSSGTTAPEGVPEYAFGPRKRGGKAPMRDFAGTRPVTGRGATEFERSPQLALLSTVEDRPEDWLRAGQAMERVLLVATLEGLSSSFATQALEWTDLRWPMRDPVAGSGRVQMVLRLGYGPEGPRTPRRPVPDVLDIRP; from the coding sequence ATGGCCTTGGTTCACGACGCCTCAGCCGCTCCGTCGATGCACAACGCGCAGCCGTGGCACTTCGACTACTTCCAGGGCAGCCGCACCTTCCACGTCCGAGCTGATTTCGGCCGTGGCTTGCCGCACGCCGACCCCGACACCCGCGGCCTCCACCTCGGCTGCGCCGCCGCCCTGATGAACCTGCGGGTCGCGGCCGTTCAAGGGGGCTGGTATCCGGCGACTCGCCTGCTGCCCGACCCCGCCGACCGGGCGCTGCTCGCGGCCGTGCGGCTGGCCGACACCGGAAGCGGTGAGAAGGACCTCGCCACGCTGTATCCGGCGATTCACGAGAGGCACACCAGCCGCTTCCCGTTCGAGGAGACGGAGATCTCCCAGGCCGTACGCGCGGCGCTCGCCGTCGCCGCCCACCGTGAGGGAGCCGTACTGACCTTCCCCACCTCATGGCATCTGCAGCAGGTGCTGGAACTGATCGAGGAGGCCGAGGCCCGCAATCGGACGGACGAGGAAAGCGACGCGGACCTGGCGGCCTGGACCAGCATTGACGGCTCGTCCGGGACCACGGCTCCTGAGGGGGTCCCGGAGTACGCCTTCGGACCGCGTAAACGCGGTGGCAAGGCCCCGATGCGGGACTTCGCCGGAACCAGGCCGGTGACGGGACGTGGCGCGACCGAGTTCGAGAGGTCTCCCCAACTGGCCCTTCTCAGCACCGTAGAGGACCGCCCTGAGGACTGGCTGCGTGCCGGTCAGGCGATGGAACGCGTACTGCTGGTGGCCACCCTCGAAGGCCTGTCCAGTTCCTTCGCCACCCAGGCCCTGGAGTGGACCGACCTGCGGTGGCCGATGCGCGACCCGGTAGCGGGGAGTGGCCGCGTACAGATGGTGCTGCGCCTCGGATACGGGCCCGAGGGGCCCCGTACACCGCGCCGCCCGGTGCCGGACGTACTCGACATCCGGCCGTGA
- a CDS encoding glycoside hydrolase family 65 protein, translating to MPEWIWEYEGYDPAAERLRESLCTLGNGYFATRGAVPESRAGLTHYPGTYAAGCYNRLESTVAGRQVANEDLVNLPNWLLLRFRPRSARGTAGPWFSPDTSALLDHRHTLDTRRATLTRTFRYRDDEAGVLGVEQIRLVHMADPHLAALRTVFTAEDWSGKIEIDSALDGDVINANVHRYRSLNRGHLVRVRTGAAGTDTVWLRCRTSSSDIGIAMAARTVVTGQPPDSSELRPARHRAAHRLVIPIAPGRPVVVDKTVALHTSRDTAIGNPLEAAVDRVSAAPDFPALMDSHVAAWARLWRRADIRVPGQAGRVLRLHLFHVLQTLSPNTADLDVGVPARGLHGEAYRGHVFWDELFVLPYLNLHFPEVSRALLTYRHRRLPQACRAAARAGRAGAMYPWQSGSDGREETQQLHLNPRSGRWLPDHSRLQHHVGSAIAYNVWQYCEATGDTEFLHTKGAEMLLQVARFWADTAVFDPESGRYRIRGVVGPDEYHDSYPGAARPGLDDNTYTNVTAAWVLGRALELLRRLPAWRRQELVERMRLGDELPKWEEVSRRLRVPHHQGVISQFDGYGDLAELDWDAYRERYDSIRRLDRILEAEGDTVNRYQASKQADVLMLGYLFSPVELQRLFHRLGYGLDDELWNRTVDYYLRRTSHGSTLSGLVHGWVLARVRRAEAWKYCQEALEADIADLQGGTTGEGIHLGVMAGTVDLVQRGLTGLETREDALWLDPVPLPTLSEYGFSLCYRGHWGVAVQLRSGRLRIDVPDSEESPIRVVLPDRAVTIAPGETCALVLPTS from the coding sequence ATGCCGGAGTGGATCTGGGAGTACGAGGGGTACGACCCCGCTGCCGAACGCCTGCGGGAATCGCTGTGCACGCTCGGCAACGGCTACTTCGCCACCCGTGGGGCGGTGCCCGAGAGCAGGGCGGGCCTGACGCACTACCCCGGGACCTACGCGGCCGGGTGCTACAACCGCCTGGAGTCGACCGTGGCCGGGCGGCAGGTGGCGAACGAGGACCTGGTCAATCTCCCGAACTGGCTGCTCCTGAGGTTCCGTCCGCGTTCCGCCCGGGGAACGGCGGGCCCGTGGTTCTCCCCGGACACCAGCGCCCTCCTCGACCACCGGCACACTCTCGATACGCGCCGGGCCACGCTGACCCGCACGTTCCGCTACCGGGACGACGAGGCCGGTGTGCTTGGCGTGGAACAGATCCGCCTGGTGCACATGGCCGACCCCCACCTGGCCGCGCTGCGGACCGTCTTCACCGCCGAGGACTGGTCGGGGAAGATCGAGATCGATTCCGCCCTCGACGGCGACGTGATCAATGCCAACGTGCACCGCTACCGGTCCCTCAACCGAGGCCACCTGGTGCGGGTACGGACAGGGGCGGCCGGCACCGACACGGTGTGGCTGCGCTGTCGCACCAGCAGCTCCGACATCGGCATCGCCATGGCGGCCCGGACCGTCGTCACCGGACAGCCTCCGGACTCGTCGGAGCTCCGTCCCGCTCGGCACCGAGCCGCCCACCGCCTGGTGATCCCGATCGCTCCGGGCCGCCCCGTCGTCGTGGACAAGACCGTGGCGCTGCACACCTCCCGCGACACGGCGATCGGCAACCCCCTCGAAGCGGCGGTCGACCGGGTCTCCGCCGCCCCGGACTTCCCTGCCCTCATGGACTCCCACGTCGCCGCGTGGGCACGCCTGTGGCGGCGCGCGGACATCCGGGTACCCGGCCAGGCCGGCCGCGTCCTGCGCCTGCATCTGTTCCACGTGCTGCAGACGCTGTCACCGAACACCGCGGACCTCGACGTGGGCGTACCGGCCCGAGGGCTGCACGGAGAGGCCTACCGCGGCCATGTCTTCTGGGACGAGCTGTTCGTGCTGCCGTATCTGAACCTGCACTTCCCGGAAGTCTCCCGGGCACTGCTGACCTACCGTCACCGACGTCTCCCGCAGGCTTGCCGGGCGGCCGCGCGGGCGGGCAGGGCCGGGGCCATGTATCCGTGGCAGAGCGGCAGCGACGGTCGCGAGGAGACCCAGCAGCTGCATCTCAACCCCCGCTCCGGGCGCTGGCTGCCGGACCACTCCCGGCTCCAGCACCACGTGGGCTCGGCGATCGCCTACAACGTGTGGCAGTACTGCGAGGCCACCGGCGACACCGAATTCCTGCACACCAAGGGCGCGGAGATGCTGCTGCAGGTCGCCCGCTTCTGGGCGGACACGGCGGTGTTCGACCCCGAGTCGGGTCGCTACCGCATCCGTGGAGTGGTCGGCCCCGACGAGTACCACGACAGCTACCCGGGTGCCGCGCGGCCCGGTCTGGACGACAACACGTACACCAACGTCACCGCCGCCTGGGTCCTCGGCCGCGCCCTGGAACTTCTGCGGCGCCTTCCGGCATGGCGTCGGCAGGAACTGGTCGAGCGCATGCGGCTGGGCGACGAACTCCCGAAGTGGGAGGAGGTGTCGCGGCGGTTGCGGGTGCCCCACCACCAGGGTGTCATCAGCCAGTTCGACGGCTACGGTGACCTCGCCGAGCTGGACTGGGACGCCTACCGCGAGCGGTACGACAGCATCCGGCGCCTCGACCGGATCCTCGAGGCGGAGGGCGACACGGTCAACCGGTACCAGGCATCCAAACAGGCCGACGTCCTCATGCTCGGCTACCTCTTCTCGCCCGTCGAGCTCCAGCGGCTCTTCCACCGTCTCGGGTACGGACTGGACGACGAGCTCTGGAACAGGACCGTCGACTACTACCTGCGACGCACCAGCCATGGCTCCACACTCAGCGGCCTAGTCCATGGGTGGGTCCTCGCACGGGTCAGACGGGCCGAGGCGTGGAAGTACTGCCAGGAGGCCCTTGAGGCGGACATCGCAGACCTCCAGGGCGGCACGACCGGCGAAGGCATCCACCTCGGCGTCATGGCCGGCACCGTTGACCTGGTCCAACGAGGCCTGACCGGTCTGGAGACCCGCGAGGACGCGCTGTGGCTGGACCCTGTGCCCCTTCCGACGCTCTCCGAGTACGGATTCTCGCTGTGCTACCGCGGGCACTGGGGTGTCGCCGTACAGCTGCGGAGCGGCCGCCTGCGGATCGACGTGCCCGACTCGGAGGAATCACCGATCCGCGTGGTACTGCCCGACCGGGCGGTCACCATCGCACCGGGGGAGACCTGCGCACTCGTGCTGCCGACGAGTTGA
- a CDS encoding universal stress protein, with protein MELPLVVGVDGSDSSLQAVDWAADEAARHGLPLRLVYASLWERYEGGRPSFGTDRPAEQVMAEHIVASSAERAQRRRPEVKVSGEVLPDDAVSALLGAGHEARALVTGSRGRSELTGLLLGSVGLTVAARAVCPVVVVRGSEQGRRGTFGRVVVGVGDPTEGSGAVRFAFREAEARGCAVEAVRAWRRPAHEHPDHPLLTDGTHAYEERASAALTDALREAVRDHPGVDVDRRPVEGSAHKVLLAASARADLMVVGALRRQGHFGLQLGRVAHVLLHHSECPVAVVPQRA; from the coding sequence ATGGAGCTCCCGCTGGTCGTGGGGGTCGACGGGTCGGATTCCAGTCTTCAGGCTGTCGACTGGGCAGCGGACGAGGCGGCACGTCACGGTCTGCCCTTGCGCCTGGTGTACGCCTCCCTGTGGGAGCGCTACGAGGGAGGCCGCCCGTCCTTCGGGACCGACCGTCCCGCCGAACAGGTCATGGCGGAGCACATCGTCGCGTCCAGCGCGGAACGCGCCCAGCGGCGTCGGCCGGAGGTGAAGGTGTCGGGCGAGGTACTGCCGGACGACGCCGTGTCCGCGCTGCTGGGGGCGGGGCACGAGGCACGCGCCCTGGTCACCGGCTCCCGTGGCCGCAGCGAGCTCACCGGGCTGCTGCTGGGGTCGGTCGGCCTCACGGTCGCGGCCCGCGCCGTGTGCCCGGTCGTCGTGGTCCGTGGCTCGGAGCAGGGCCGGCGGGGGACCTTCGGGCGAGTGGTGGTCGGAGTCGGCGACCCGACCGAGGGCTCGGGCGCCGTACGGTTCGCCTTCCGCGAGGCCGAGGCGCGCGGCTGCGCCGTCGAGGCCGTACGGGCCTGGCGCCGCCCGGCACATGAGCACCCGGACCACCCCCTCCTCACGGACGGCACACATGCGTACGAGGAACGGGCTTCGGCCGCCCTCACGGACGCGCTGCGCGAGGCCGTACGGGATCATCCCGGCGTCGACGTGGACCGCCGGCCGGTCGAAGGCTCCGCCCACAAGGTCCTCCTGGCCGCATCGGCCCGCGCCGACCTGATGGTCGTCGGTGCCCTACGGCGACAAGGCCACTTCGGTCTGCAGCTCGGCAGGGTCGCGCACGTCCTGCTCCATCACTCCGAGTGCCCGGTCGCCGTGGTCCCCCAGCGAGCCTGA
- a CDS encoding universal stress protein — MSGLVVVGVDGSTSSLAAVETAAREARWRGAGLRLVHAFVWPATHVPLDPSPLGTPESALRNMVDIERLVAEAVARARTVAPEVDVTPAVVNGEPLTALEAQSRAAELVVVGSRGMGGFVGLLAGSTAVHLAAHARCPVLVVREQQDPAGPVVLGVDGSPAGERAVDFAFAEAVQRAVGMVAVHAWTPWNAPMSPPQDPSKPYANEPGTLTEREERLLAEALAGHQERYPGVLVERRVLRGGTREALIEASGTAQLLVVGARGRGGFAGLLLGSVSQAMLHHAHCPVAVVRGSGERR; from the coding sequence GTGAGCGGTCTGGTGGTAGTGGGTGTGGATGGCTCGACGTCAAGTCTTGCCGCGGTCGAGACGGCGGCCCGGGAGGCCCGGTGGCGCGGGGCGGGACTGCGCCTGGTGCATGCGTTCGTCTGGCCCGCGACGCATGTGCCGTTGGATCCGTCGCCGCTGGGCACACCCGAGAGCGCGCTGCGGAACATGGTCGATATCGAGCGTCTGGTGGCCGAGGCGGTGGCGCGCGCCCGGACGGTGGCGCCGGAGGTGGACGTCACCCCTGCCGTGGTGAACGGTGAGCCGCTCACCGCGCTGGAGGCGCAGTCTCGTGCCGCGGAGCTGGTAGTCGTCGGATCCCGTGGCATGGGCGGATTCGTCGGGCTGCTGGCGGGGTCCACGGCGGTGCACCTGGCGGCTCACGCCCGGTGCCCGGTGCTGGTGGTCCGGGAGCAGCAGGATCCCGCCGGGCCGGTCGTACTGGGGGTCGACGGTTCCCCGGCCGGCGAGAGAGCAGTCGATTTCGCCTTCGCCGAGGCCGTGCAGCGCGCGGTGGGCATGGTCGCCGTGCACGCCTGGACTCCGTGGAACGCGCCGATGTCTCCGCCGCAGGACCCCTCCAAGCCGTACGCGAACGAGCCCGGCACGCTCACCGAGAGAGAGGAGCGCCTCCTGGCCGAGGCACTCGCGGGCCATCAGGAGCGGTACCCGGGTGTCCTGGTCGAGCGCAGAGTGCTGCGCGGCGGCACCCGTGAGGCATTGATCGAAGCAAGCGGCACCGCGCAGCTTCTGGTCGTCGGCGCCCGGGGGCGGGGTGGTTTCGCCGGGTTGCTCCTGGGATCGGTCAGCCAGGCCATGCTGCACCACGCGCACTGCCCGGTCGCCGTGGTGCGGGGGTCCGGCGAGCGGCGATGA
- a CDS encoding cyclic nucleotide-binding domain-containing protein — translation MVAARTGVFGALLKDHRDQLMSLAHEVSFETGERVFDEGGKADRFWIIRTGTVALDLHVPGRRAAVIATLEQGELLGWSWLIPPRRWHLGAEAASPVRAYEFDASAVMEMCGKDPVLNQALYTYVAGVIADRLRATRVRLLDLYAPYGAGPMP, via the coding sequence ATGGTGGCTGCGAGGACCGGCGTTTTCGGCGCTCTGCTCAAGGATCATCGCGATCAGCTCATGTCGCTCGCCCATGAGGTGTCCTTCGAGACGGGCGAGCGCGTATTCGACGAGGGCGGGAAAGCCGACCGCTTCTGGATCATCCGCACCGGCACGGTCGCTCTGGATCTTCACGTGCCGGGACGGCGCGCCGCGGTCATCGCGACGCTGGAGCAGGGAGAGCTGCTGGGGTGGTCCTGGCTGATCCCGCCCCGGCGCTGGCACCTGGGGGCCGAGGCCGCCAGCCCGGTACGTGCCTACGAGTTCGACGCGTCGGCGGTCATGGAGATGTGCGGGAAGGACCCCGTGCTGAACCAGGCGCTGTACACCTATGTCGCCGGTGTGATCGCCGACCGCCTCAGGGCCACTCGTGTACGGCTGCTCGACCTGTACGCGCCCTACGGCGCCGGCCCGATGCCCTGA
- a CDS encoding CBS domain-containing protein, giving the protein MSDVEHRAAADEARHTTPGRPWTPREEPRQDALRRYLGAVATAAATRAAERPVAPEDPKSSTSPERRPPAREPGELCVRDVMRVPAAAVPGDMPFLDVAHTLSREHVSALPVIDAEDHVIGVVSESDLLAKAAVMAEPHRHSPVGRFRQHRLYEKSHGDTAATLMTFPPVTVRPGQPVADAAWTAAHARLKRLPVADQQGRLVGVVSRADLLRALMRDDADIRAEAESVLRRQSPVPATAEVTVENGVVTLTGRLDEALAARLLESLRDIEDVVDVVDRVDAV; this is encoded by the coding sequence GTGAGTGACGTCGAACACCGCGCCGCCGCCGATGAGGCCCGCCACACCACACCGGGCCGTCCCTGGACACCGCGCGAGGAGCCGCGCCAGGACGCACTGCGGCGTTATCTCGGCGCCGTCGCCACCGCAGCGGCCACCAGAGCCGCCGAACGGCCCGTGGCTCCGGAGGACCCCAAGTCGTCCACTTCCCCGGAACGCCGGCCCCCTGCCCGAGAGCCGGGTGAGCTCTGTGTGCGCGACGTCATGCGGGTGCCCGCGGCCGCCGTCCCCGGCGACATGCCGTTCCTCGATGTCGCCCACACGCTCTCCCGCGAGCACGTGAGCGCCTTGCCGGTGATCGACGCCGAGGACCACGTGATCGGCGTGGTCTCGGAGTCCGACCTGCTCGCCAAGGCCGCCGTGATGGCCGAACCCCACCGGCACAGCCCGGTCGGCAGGTTCCGGCAGCACCGGCTCTACGAGAAGAGCCACGGTGACACGGCGGCCACTCTCATGACCTTCCCACCGGTCACCGTACGGCCGGGGCAGCCGGTGGCGGACGCCGCCTGGACGGCGGCGCACGCACGGCTGAAGCGGCTCCCCGTCGCGGACCAGCAGGGCCGGCTGGTCGGTGTGGTGAGCCGGGCCGACCTGCTGCGAGCCCTGATGCGCGACGACGCCGACATCCGTGCGGAGGCCGAGTCGGTGCTCCGGCGGCAGTCGCCGGTTCCCGCCACTGCCGAGGTGACGGTCGAGAACGGCGTGGTGACTCTGACGGGGAGACTGGACGAGGCACTCGCCGCGCGCCTCCTCGAATCGCTGCGGGACATCGAGGACGTGGTCGATGTCGTGGACCGCGTCGATGCCGTCTGA
- a CDS encoding CBS domain-containing protein — translation MPETPHIVSDVMTQTVVAVGRNAQFKEIVRTMEQWRVSALPVLEGEGRVIGVVSEADLLPKEEFHEGDMGLYEQRQRLPDVAKAGGLTAEELMSTPAITVHSDATLAQAARIMAVRHVKRLPVIDGEGMLQGIVSRADLLKVFLRPDEQIEEEVRRTVIAYLFPAFSHAIHVNVREGVVTLRGQIHDTSLVSVAARLIRAVEGVVDVESHLTGASATPTGPEDAR, via the coding sequence ATGCCGGAGACCCCGCACATCGTGAGCGATGTGATGACTCAGACGGTGGTGGCCGTCGGGCGCAACGCTCAGTTCAAGGAAATCGTCCGGACCATGGAGCAGTGGAGAGTCAGCGCCCTGCCCGTTCTGGAAGGTGAGGGACGTGTCATCGGGGTCGTCTCCGAGGCCGACCTGCTGCCCAAGGAGGAGTTCCACGAGGGGGACATGGGCCTCTACGAGCAGCGGCAACGCCTGCCCGACGTCGCCAAGGCAGGTGGGTTGACCGCGGAGGAACTCATGAGCACCCCCGCCATCACGGTGCATTCCGACGCCACCCTGGCGCAGGCCGCGCGCATCATGGCTGTGAGACACGTCAAGCGGCTCCCTGTGATCGATGGCGAGGGCATGCTGCAGGGCATCGTCAGCCGCGCCGATCTGCTGAAGGTGTTCCTGCGACCGGACGAGCAGATCGAGGAGGAGGTCCGCCGCACGGTGATCGCCTACCTCTTCCCCGCGTTCAGCCACGCCATCCACGTGAACGTACGCGAGGGGGTCGTCACCCTACGCGGCCAGATCCACGACACCTCGCTCGTCTCGGTCGCCGCTCGCCTCATCCGTGCCGTGGAGGGCGTCGTGGACGTCGAGTCCCACCTCACCGGCGCGTCCGCCACACCCACCGGGCCCGAAGACGCTCGATGA
- a CDS encoding V-type ATPase 116kDa subunit family protein translates to MLRVEGAAPVRMRRVALLAPYEALRDTLVRIAEAGCVEIDRGEDGGPGTRGPAALRIQRLRADPADAVLSACPPDLDALERDGRLDLLAGEAQLEGRLSSAVRRGHVAALAGWCPAAEVGALGRNIASVGGSLMPLRTPRGTDPPTLLIGSAKPSGPAEPRSLTTRDAGAPTTSPGTPLPPARPASADAVRAAGAGAADVGETSPATTAPGVISGPGHALPAGAAPGAAGPGVPATPGTAPPSAPAATGRGGAPLSTVAGHASATSRASAPAAGSARGTDGLDGAGAARAPGELRRSFTSLVRTYGTVPYADLDPTMPAGIVYVVMFGLMFGDAGHGLLLLAVALLLRAGRPRRASALRPLWPFVAGAGVAGTLAGVAYGEFFGPTGVLPVLWLDPLDDPMRLLGAAVGFGAVLLAVSYGAGTVNRWREHGPASALYATTGIAGATLYLGLVLIAGYVWLHGPAYAAVGIIVAVTGLVLSGSGLYAATGGGPGGVAQTAVQLFDTVVRIGSNVLSFARLAAFGLTHAALGSIVWDGTTALAGGGPVAVAAAVLVFLAGNALTFALEALIAGVQALRLEFYELFSRVFAGEGRPFRPWHLPVERTEPTLTEAASPPFTACGVGGASKEEA, encoded by the coding sequence GTGCTCCGGGTTGAGGGGGCGGCCCCCGTCCGTATGCGCAGGGTGGCCCTCCTGGCGCCGTACGAGGCGCTGAGGGACACCCTGGTGCGGATCGCCGAGGCCGGCTGTGTCGAGATCGACCGTGGCGAAGACGGCGGGCCCGGCACCCGAGGACCGGCGGCACTCCGGATCCAGAGGCTGCGCGCGGACCCGGCGGACGCCGTCCTCAGCGCCTGCCCTCCCGACCTCGACGCCCTGGAGCGTGACGGGCGGCTGGACCTGCTGGCCGGCGAGGCACAGTTGGAGGGACGTCTCAGCTCCGCGGTCCGGCGCGGGCACGTCGCGGCACTCGCCGGATGGTGCCCTGCGGCCGAGGTGGGCGCGCTGGGGCGGAACATCGCCTCCGTGGGCGGCTCACTGATGCCGCTGCGCACCCCACGCGGTACCGACCCGCCGACCCTGCTGATCGGCTCGGCGAAGCCGAGCGGCCCCGCTGAGCCCAGGTCGCTCACCACCCGCGACGCGGGGGCTCCCACGACATCCCCCGGCACACCGCTCCCGCCCGCACGACCCGCGTCGGCCGACGCGGTTCGTGCGGCTGGTGCAGGCGCGGCCGACGTGGGTGAAACGTCCCCCGCCACCACGGCTCCCGGGGTGATCTCCGGCCCGGGACACGCGCTGCCTGCCGGGGCGGCCCCGGGCGCGGCCGGTCCGGGTGTGCCGGCCACTCCCGGCACAGCACCTCCGTCCGCCCCGGCCGCGACCGGGCGGGGCGGCGCACCGCTGTCGACTGTCGCCGGACACGCCTCCGCGACCTCCCGCGCCTCGGCTCCGGCCGCCGGGTCGGCCCGTGGCACCGACGGGCTCGACGGTGCCGGTGCGGCACGTGCCCCGGGCGAACTGCGCCGCTCCTTCACCTCGCTGGTCAGGACCTACGGGACCGTGCCCTACGCCGATCTCGACCCGACCATGCCGGCCGGGATCGTCTACGTGGTGATGTTCGGGCTGATGTTCGGCGACGCCGGACACGGGCTGCTGCTGCTCGCCGTCGCCCTGCTGCTGCGCGCGGGGCGGCCCCGCCGGGCGTCGGCGCTGCGCCCGCTGTGGCCCTTCGTGGCGGGCGCCGGGGTGGCCGGCACCCTGGCGGGGGTGGCGTACGGCGAGTTCTTCGGCCCGACCGGCGTACTGCCCGTGCTGTGGCTGGACCCGCTGGACGACCCCATGCGGCTGCTGGGCGCCGCGGTCGGGTTCGGGGCCGTGCTGCTCGCCGTCTCGTACGGCGCGGGGACCGTGAACCGCTGGCGGGAGCACGGCCCGGCGTCCGCCCTGTACGCGACCACCGGTATCGCCGGTGCGACGCTCTACCTCGGTCTGGTCCTGATCGCCGGGTACGTCTGGCTGCACGGTCCGGCATACGCGGCGGTGGGCATCATCGTCGCGGTCACCGGTCTGGTGTTGTCCGGCTCGGGGCTGTACGCGGCCACGGGAGGTGGCCCCGGTGGCGTCGCGCAGACCGCAGTCCAGCTCTTCGACACGGTCGTCCGGATCGGTTCCAACGTCCTGTCCTTCGCCCGGCTGGCGGCCTTCGGCCTCACCCATGCCGCGCTCGGGTCGATCGTGTGGGACGGCACGACGGCGCTGGCGGGCGGCGGACCGGTCGCCGTCGCGGCGGCCGTGCTCGTGTTCCTGGCCGGCAATGCCCTGACCTTCGCGCTGGAGGCGCTGATCGCCGGAGTCCAGGCACTCCGGCTGGAGTTCTACGAGCTGTTCTCCCGGGTCTTCGCAGGCGAGGGCCGTCCCTTCCGCCCCTGGCACCTGCCCGTAGAGCGCACCGAACCCACCCTCACCGAAGCGGCGAGCCCGCCCTTCACGGCGTGCGGGGTAGGCGGAGCGAGCAAGGAGGAAGCGTGA
- a CDS encoding pyridoxamine 5'-phosphate oxidase family protein, translating into MRAHLGDQLVIEGPATGATRRDGEIVGLHHADGTPPYDVRWSDTNQVTLVFPGPDAHVRHFEREPGTPEPSRPSSEEAGAEEAGVVPETTPLSVAPNPGDIGRRVATERERQGLSRTETARRAGMAPDYLAYLEEQPADPSVGSLIRLADALGTTATALRGAGIDLPPGRGQALLHPRLRELGPDECRALLSTHGVGRVAVSTAEGPAVVPVNYEVVDDTIAFRTAPESVPAAAVGSEVAFEVDHVDEAMSQGWSVLAIGPARVVTEPDAVRRLADRAHTTPWPGGEREMWVSIIPQRLTGRRISPADQ; encoded by the coding sequence ATGCGAGCTCACCTCGGCGACCAACTCGTCATAGAGGGCCCGGCCACCGGTGCCACCAGGCGCGACGGAGAGATCGTCGGACTCCACCATGCGGATGGCACACCTCCCTACGATGTGCGCTGGTCGGACACGAACCAGGTCACGCTGGTGTTCCCCGGGCCCGATGCCCACGTCCGACACTTCGAGCGGGAGCCCGGGACCCCCGAGCCCTCCCGGCCGAGCTCGGAGGAGGCGGGTGCGGAGGAGGCGGGTGTGGTGCCGGAGACGACCCCGCTGAGCGTGGCCCCCAACCCCGGGGACATCGGTCGGCGCGTGGCCACCGAACGCGAGCGCCAGGGGCTGAGCCGGACAGAAACAGCCCGACGTGCCGGAATGGCGCCGGACTACCTGGCATACCTCGAAGAACAGCCGGCCGACCCGAGCGTGGGGAGCCTGATCAGACTGGCCGACGCGCTGGGTACGACGGCCACAGCACTGCGCGGGGCCGGTATCGATCTGCCGCCGGGCCGGGGCCAGGCACTCCTCCACCCTCGGCTGCGGGAACTGGGGCCCGATGAATGTCGCGCCCTGCTGTCCACCCATGGTGTGGGCCGCGTCGCGGTGTCGACCGCAGAGGGTCCGGCGGTCGTCCCGGTGAACTACGAGGTCGTCGACGACACGATCGCCTTCCGGACCGCACCCGAGTCGGTACCCGCGGCTGCCGTGGGCTCGGAAGTCGCCTTCGAGGTCGACCATGTGGACGAGGCGATGAGCCAGGGCTGGAGCGTGCTCGCCATCGGCCCCGCGAGGGTTGTCACGGAGCCCGACGCCGTGCGCCGGCTGGCCGATCGTGCCCACACCACGCCGTGGCCGGGGGGCGAACGCGAGATGTGGGTGTCGATCATTCCCCAGCGCCTCACGGGGCGCCGCATCAGTCCCGCCGACCAGTGA
- a CDS encoding CBS domain-containing protein — translation MHHRTVAELMTRDVVRAPRDLPFKEIVKLLSENDVTAVPVVDERDRPLGVVSEADLLRKSSDQTDPSGLTPIPHLEAWERAKAEGTKAEELMSAPAVCARPEWSVVEAARLMEVHHVKRLPVVDETDRLRGIVSRGDLLRIFLRRDDAIRDEITRDVLRRTLSLAPTDVTVEVREGQVSLGGSVEFKSLVPIIERLCRSVDGVVSVSQHIAYRTDDATGA, via the coding sequence ATGCACCACCGAACGGTCGCAGAACTGATGACCCGGGACGTCGTCCGTGCGCCACGGGACCTGCCGTTCAAGGAGATCGTCAAGCTGCTCTCGGAGAACGACGTCACCGCCGTACCCGTCGTGGACGAACGGGACCGCCCCCTGGGGGTGGTGTCCGAGGCCGACCTGCTGCGCAAGTCCTCGGACCAGACCGATCCGTCCGGTCTGACCCCGATTCCGCATCTGGAGGCGTGGGAGCGGGCCAAGGCCGAAGGGACGAAGGCCGAGGAACTGATGTCGGCCCCCGCGGTGTGCGCGCGTCCGGAGTGGAGTGTGGTCGAGGCGGCCCGCCTGATGGAGGTCCACCACGTCAAGCGGCTGCCCGTCGTGGACGAGACGGACCGGCTGCGGGGCATCGTCAGCCGCGGCGACCTGCTGCGGATCTTCCTGCGCCGTGACGACGCCATCCGCGACGAGATCACGCGGGACGTACTCCGGCGCACGCTGTCCCTCGCGCCCACGGATGTGACGGTCGAGGTACGTGAGGGACAGGTCTCCCTCGGCGGATCCGTCGAGTTCAAGAGTCTGGTCCCCATCATCGAGCGGCTGTGCCGGAGCGTCGACGGCGTGGTCTCGGTCTCGCAGCACATCGCGTACCGGACCGACGACGCCACCGGCGCGTGA